In Mytilus edulis chromosome 4, xbMytEdul2.2, whole genome shotgun sequence, the following proteins share a genomic window:
- the LOC139520864 gene encoding acanthoscurrin-2-like — protein MKCILLILSLAIVLINGTPWGSRGGGWRGGMIGIGGIGGVGRISGGGIYGGGIYGGRGIYGGRGIYGGGGIYGGRGIYGSGITGGGMGGGMYGGGMGGGMYGGGMGGGMYGGGMYGGGMGGGMYDPYSSYGMGSGYRGYGQQAYGSGGYYPGGSSGYGGYSQRSGYWPGGSRGHGQYGKYGKKRSY, from the exons atGAAGTGTATTCTGCTTATTCTGTCTCTAGCCATTGTGTTAATCAATGGGACACCCTGGG GATCTAGAGGAGGAGGTTGGAGAGGAGGGATGATTGGAATAGGAGGTATAGGAGGTGTAGGACGAATTAGCGGGGGTGGCATTTATGGTGGAGGTATCTATGGTGGACGAGGAATTTATGGTGGAAGAGGAATCTATGGTGGTGGCGGAATTTATGGTGGTCGCGGAATATATGGCAGTGGAATAACTGGTGGTGGAATGGGCGGTGGAATGTACGGCGGCGGAATGGGTGGTGGAATGTACGGCGGCGGAATGGGTGGTGGAATGTACGGCGGTGGAATGTATGGCGGTGGGATGGGCGGTGGTATGTACGATCCATATAGTAGTTATGGAATGGGCAGTGGATACAGAGGTTACGGTCAACAAGCTTATGGTAGCGGTGGATATTACCCAGGTGGATCTAGTGGATATGGTGGATACAGTCAAAGAAGCGGATATTGGCCAG